Proteins encoded together in one Planctomyces sp. SH-PL14 window:
- a CDS encoding nucleoside hydrolase gives MPQKLLIDADPGIGDALAIALAVVDPDLEVLAITGTAGCVAGDIACRNILTVISHLDPPRWPRFGHGEGPRKIGRGDQHFPNPQLLHGANGLGDCATVDVEHHQKHEAAKVLIDCVKGAPGECVLLTLGPLTNIQRAVELFPEFLQQLSGFVCLGGSAVGLGDLHAAVEFNVGADPEAARSVLGVLSSKLLIPLEVSRQMTLSFDQFERLKSRGNRLNGLLEQLIPFGLRASRQHLGLEGLLLPEVVALAAVRHPEIFEKEDGIVDVELHGELTRGMTVFDRRRSGPREANISHATAVETEAVLDYIARLIRS, from the coding sequence TTGCCTCAGAAATTGCTGATCGATGCCGACCCGGGAATCGGGGACGCGCTGGCCATTGCCCTGGCAGTGGTCGATCCGGACCTGGAGGTCCTGGCCATCACCGGAACGGCGGGCTGCGTCGCCGGGGATATCGCCTGCCGGAACATCCTGACGGTGATTTCGCATCTCGATCCCCCCCGCTGGCCCCGGTTCGGCCACGGCGAAGGCCCCCGCAAGATCGGCCGCGGCGACCAGCATTTTCCCAATCCGCAGCTGCTGCATGGGGCCAACGGCCTGGGGGATTGTGCCACGGTCGATGTGGAACACCACCAGAAGCATGAGGCGGCCAAGGTCCTCATCGACTGCGTCAAGGGGGCGCCCGGCGAGTGCGTTCTCCTGACGTTGGGGCCCCTCACCAACATCCAGCGGGCGGTCGAGCTCTTCCCGGAATTCCTCCAGCAGCTCAGCGGCTTCGTCTGCCTCGGGGGCTCGGCCGTGGGCCTGGGCGACCTGCACGCGGCGGTCGAGTTCAACGTCGGCGCGGATCCCGAGGCGGCCCGATCGGTGCTGGGGGTTCTCTCCAGCAAGCTCCTGATTCCGCTCGAAGTGTCGCGGCAGATGACCCTCTCGTTCGACCAGTTCGAACGCCTGAAGTCGCGGGGAAACCGCCTCAACGGGCTGCTTGAGCAGCTCATTCCCTTCGGCCTGCGGGCCAGCCGCCAGCACCTGGGACTGGAAGGGCTTCTGTTGCCGGAAGTCGTCGCCCTGGCGGCAGTTCGGCATCCCGAGATCTTCGAAAAGGAAGACGGGATCGTCGATGTCGAGCTGCATGGGGAACTGACGCGGGGGATGACGGTCTTCGACCGCCGCCGCTCCGGACCCCGCGAGGCGAACATCAGCCATGCGACCGCCGTCGAGACGGAGGCGGTCCTCGACTACATCGCTCGGCTGATCCGCTCCTGA
- a CDS encoding VOC family protein gives MKIEHVALNVPDPLAMARWYVDHLGFTVKRRFMERPWGHFLADDSGKVMLELYGNTDAASLDLPGIAPPALHFAFVSKDVEGDVKRLTAAGATLVSGPESASNGDRLAMLRDPWGVCLQLVKRSEPMV, from the coding sequence GTGAAAATCGAACACGTCGCCCTGAACGTTCCCGATCCGCTGGCGATGGCGCGGTGGTATGTCGATCACCTGGGATTCACGGTCAAGCGGCGGTTCATGGAGCGTCCCTGGGGTCACTTCCTGGCGGACGACAGCGGCAAGGTGATGCTCGAACTCTACGGGAACACCGACGCGGCGAGCCTCGACCTCCCGGGCATCGCTCCGCCGGCCCTGCACTTCGCCTTCGTCTCGAAGGACGTCGAGGGGGACGTGAAGCGCCTGACCGCTGCCGGGGCCACGCTCGTCAGCGGACCGGAGTCCGCCTCCAACGGCGACCGCCTGGCGATGCTGCGGGATCCCTGGGGGGTCTGCCTCCAGCTGGTGAAGCGATCGGAGCCGATGGTCTGA
- a CDS encoding acetyl-CoA carboxylase carboxyltransferase subunit alpha yields the protein MSLPIPLPFERPIFDLETQLERLESQANPSETTRDAIRQMRVEIARLKREVFDNLNPWEVVQLSRHDMRPKASDYIELVFDEFVELHGDRAFSDDRAILTGFAKLDDTRVMLIAQQKGRNLKERVEHNYGMAHPEGYRKALSKMQMAAKYGLPIICLIDTAGAYPGIGAEERGQAYQIAYNLREMSRVATPIVCVVIGEGGSGGALGIGIGDHVAMLQFSYYSVISPEGCASILWKHQRFADKAAHALRFTGKDLLSFGIIDEVIPEPLGGAHRDHRRTAANLKASLNVALKSLSQMDKTQLLDHRYGKFRKIGAFEEKSVEAVAEAAAT from the coding sequence ATGTCCCTCCCCATTCCTCTCCCGTTCGAGCGTCCGATCTTCGATCTGGAGACGCAGCTCGAGCGACTGGAGTCCCAGGCGAATCCCTCCGAAACCACCCGCGACGCCATCCGGCAGATGCGGGTCGAGATCGCCCGCCTCAAGCGGGAGGTGTTCGACAACCTGAATCCGTGGGAAGTGGTCCAGCTCTCACGGCACGACATGCGGCCCAAGGCGTCGGACTACATCGAGCTTGTGTTCGACGAGTTCGTCGAGCTCCACGGCGACCGGGCCTTCAGCGACGACCGGGCCATCCTGACCGGCTTCGCCAAGCTCGACGACACACGGGTCATGCTCATCGCCCAGCAGAAGGGGCGGAACCTCAAGGAGCGGGTCGAACACAATTACGGGATGGCCCACCCCGAAGGCTACCGCAAGGCCCTCTCGAAAATGCAGATGGCGGCCAAGTACGGGCTGCCGATCATCTGCCTCATCGACACCGCCGGCGCCTATCCGGGGATCGGGGCCGAGGAACGGGGGCAGGCGTACCAGATCGCCTACAACCTGCGGGAAATGTCCCGCGTCGCGACGCCGATCGTCTGCGTCGTGATCGGGGAAGGGGGATCGGGCGGGGCGCTCGGGATCGGTATCGGCGATCACGTCGCGATGCTCCAGTTCTCGTACTACTCCGTCATCAGCCCCGAGGGCTGCGCAAGCATTCTCTGGAAGCATCAGCGGTTTGCGGACAAGGCGGCCCACGCCCTGCGGTTCACGGGCAAGGACCTGCTGTCGTTCGGCATCATTGACGAAGTGATTCCCGAGCCGCTCGGCGGCGCTCATCGCGACCATCGCCGGACCGCCGCGAACCTCAAGGCGTCGTTGAACGTCGCCCTCAAGTCCCTCTCGCAGATGGACAAGACCCAGCTCCTCGATCATCGCTACGGAAAGTTCCGCAAGATCGGGGCATTCGAAGAGAAGAGCGTGGAAGCGGTCGCCGAAGCGGCGGCGACATAG
- a CDS encoding glycosyltransferase family 87 protein, whose translation MALGREIVGLEASGQVPLAIAAAGLLLFVALAIGRGLRFGWSPPSDWKGRTLLDVALGLNGLGLIALLMGSLAPIAPRGRIAALVAVSVVAIGAWVRSWRLARRDGTTRSSKSPHATSFPRDWLWAGPLLLTLGPALTLPTGWDELVYRCVVPRRWMDEGAFQVDWDLPYSAFPALQEILHWVVAPIASLVAPKLTSWGCWILGLGLLRGVVLRRAPGWSGHVLFLSMALAPGSLMIGANCYAETLLFMNLAALLWLADAAGRDSDAETGWQIPWVAGLLSGGAAAVKLTGLPFLLIGPLIVSVMRPGPVRAKWARGAGCLGTALLVCIPFYVRPWLATGNPFFPYFESLFTDDPGRIAMSAYHHAIGGNFGFRSGAGFFAAPILLAFQERLYDGSFGWQWLVVLSLAGWGLSLRSGRSPLPLLGAAIAGLLYGFWYLTAQQARFAIPAMASLLPAAAAGLAGLSVPARRAVTMLLCGLAVWSLPWKTAGYYAGSWETIAGVWSWRDYVDDGTDGMYVPVVEAVRDRTPQDAHLLLFLEHRSLYLPRRCTIGTPFFQPRGLSGLDSGSAEELRQRLDALAVTHLLLARIPIGPDRDAEWFERMAPLLAAIELAIQSGDLVPVWESESHVLLERRRGPTN comes from the coding sequence GTGGCACTCGGAAGGGAAATCGTCGGGCTGGAGGCATCGGGTCAGGTGCCGCTGGCGATCGCGGCCGCCGGGCTCTTGCTGTTCGTCGCGCTGGCGATCGGGCGGGGCCTGCGGTTCGGCTGGTCTCCGCCCTCCGACTGGAAGGGGCGAACCCTCCTGGATGTGGCCCTCGGACTCAACGGCCTGGGGCTGATCGCGCTTCTGATGGGGTCGTTAGCACCCATCGCCCCCCGCGGACGGATCGCGGCGCTCGTGGCAGTGTCGGTCGTCGCGATCGGTGCGTGGGTCAGGAGCTGGCGACTCGCTCGACGCGATGGGACGACGCGGTCTTCCAAGTCGCCTCACGCGACGTCGTTTCCCCGGGACTGGCTCTGGGCCGGCCCGTTGTTGTTGACCCTCGGGCCGGCACTGACCCTCCCGACGGGGTGGGACGAACTGGTCTACCGGTGCGTTGTCCCGCGGCGCTGGATGGACGAGGGGGCGTTCCAGGTCGACTGGGACCTTCCCTACTCCGCGTTCCCGGCGCTGCAGGAGATCCTCCACTGGGTCGTGGCGCCGATCGCGAGCCTGGTCGCTCCGAAGCTGACCTCCTGGGGATGCTGGATCCTCGGACTCGGGCTGCTCCGGGGCGTGGTCTTGCGTCGCGCGCCCGGTTGGAGCGGACACGTCCTGTTCCTTTCCATGGCCCTGGCTCCGGGGAGCCTCATGATCGGCGCGAACTGCTACGCCGAGACGTTGCTGTTCATGAACCTGGCGGCCCTGTTGTGGCTGGCCGACGCGGCAGGCCGGGACTCCGACGCGGAAACAGGGTGGCAGATCCCCTGGGTGGCGGGACTGCTGTCGGGGGGGGCGGCGGCGGTCAAGCTCACGGGACTCCCGTTCCTCCTGATCGGTCCGCTGATCGTCTCCGTGATGCGGCCGGGTCCGGTCCGGGCAAAGTGGGCCCGGGGGGCCGGATGTCTCGGGACCGCCCTCCTTGTCTGCATCCCCTTCTATGTCCGTCCGTGGCTCGCCACCGGCAATCCGTTCTTCCCCTACTTCGAAAGCCTGTTCACGGACGATCCGGGCCGGATCGCCATGAGCGCGTATCACCACGCCATCGGGGGGAACTTCGGGTTCCGGAGCGGGGCCGGGTTCTTCGCAGCCCCGATCCTGCTCGCCTTCCAGGAGCGGCTCTACGACGGGTCGTTCGGATGGCAATGGCTCGTCGTGCTGTCTCTCGCCGGATGGGGCTTGTCCCTGCGCTCCGGACGATCGCCCCTCCCGCTTCTCGGGGCCGCAATCGCGGGGCTCCTGTACGGGTTCTGGTACCTCACCGCGCAGCAGGCGCGGTTCGCGATTCCCGCGATGGCCTCCCTTCTGCCGGCGGCGGCCGCGGGACTGGCGGGGCTTTCCGTTCCGGCGCGTCGGGCCGTGACGATGCTGCTCTGTGGACTCGCGGTCTGGAGTCTCCCGTGGAAGACGGCGGGCTACTACGCGGGCTCCTGGGAGACGATCGCCGGTGTCTGGTCCTGGCGGGACTACGTCGATGACGGGACGGACGGGATGTATGTGCCGGTGGTCGAGGCAGTGCGGGACCGGACGCCGCAGGATGCTCACCTGCTCCTGTTTCTGGAGCACCGCAGCCTGTACCTCCCGAGGCGGTGCACGATCGGGACACCGTTCTTTCAACCGCGGGGACTCAGCGGCCTGGACTCCGGCAGCGCCGAGGAGTTGAGGCAGCGACTCGACGCGCTGGCGGTCACGCACCTTCTGCTGGCGCGGATCCCGATCGGCCCGGATCGCGATGCCGAGTGGTTCGAGCGGATGGCTCCGCTGCTGGCGGCCATCGAGCTTGCGATCCAGAGCGGCGACCTCGTCCCCGTCTGGGAGTCGGAGTCGCACGTGCTGCTGGAGCGGCGGCGCGGGCCGACGAACTGA
- a CDS encoding response regulator — MSSNPIAATPNPLNVLVVEDHLDAARILAQLLEMFGHTVRLARTGPVALEMCALDRPDVVLLDLALPGIDGYEVAARLRSRPDCRNITICAVTGFSLTESEKQKLSRSGFNHYFTKPMDVTKVAHVFDHIVPAAR; from the coding sequence ATGAGTTCGAACCCGATCGCCGCGACCCCAAACCCGCTGAATGTTCTGGTCGTGGAAGACCATCTTGACGCAGCCAGAATCCTGGCACAGTTACTGGAGATGTTCGGCCACACGGTCCGGCTGGCGAGGACGGGTCCTGTTGCTCTGGAGATGTGTGCTTTGGATCGGCCAGACGTCGTGCTACTGGATCTGGCCCTTCCAGGCATCGACGGGTACGAAGTCGCGGCGCGTCTTCGTTCTCGGCCAGACTGCCGAAACATCACCATCTGCGCTGTCACAGGTTTCTCCCTCACGGAATCGGAAAAGCAGAAGCTCTCCCGATCGGGGTTCAACCACTACTTCACGAAACCGATGGACGTAACGAAAGTCGCCCACGTCTTCGATCACATTGTCCCGGCGGCCCGTTGA
- a CDS encoding TspO/MBR family protein: MKHVLAFAYFFLVSFAAAALGALATTPEIDGWYRSLVRPQWTPPDAVFGPVWTALYLLMAISAWLVWRAAGFQRAVLPLVWFHVQLTLNVLWSWIFFHLHQPGWAFAEILCLWGAIAVTIFQFFRIRQLAGMLMLPYLAWVSFAAGLNFTIWQLNRGGL, encoded by the coding sequence ATGAAGCACGTCCTTGCATTCGCATACTTTTTCCTTGTCTCATTCGCTGCCGCCGCGTTGGGGGCGCTGGCCACGACCCCTGAAATCGATGGGTGGTATCGTTCCCTGGTTCGCCCCCAATGGACGCCGCCCGATGCCGTGTTCGGCCCCGTGTGGACCGCTCTGTATTTGCTGATGGCGATCTCGGCCTGGCTGGTCTGGCGTGCGGCGGGCTTCCAACGAGCGGTTCTGCCGCTGGTCTGGTTTCATGTTCAACTGACGTTGAACGTCCTGTGGTCATGGATCTTCTTCCACCTTCATCAGCCGGGGTGGGCATTCGCGGAGATCCTCTGCTTGTGGGGAGCGATCGCGGTCACGATTTTTCAGTTCTTCCGGATACGGCAGCTCGCAGGCATGTTGATGCTGCCCTACCTGGCCTGGGTCTCTTTTGCCGCGGGCCTGAACTTCACGATCTGGCAGCTCAACCGCGGAGGTCTCTAG
- a CDS encoding vWA domain-containing protein yields the protein MDASGKEKRPNHRQFDQDIILALDRSHSMAFDLSGVDWKYPPGIPGYPVGITLPPHATLSRWAALMKAVDAFDEIIGRANFQPRVGIVTWSSEITRNSVEYLLTKVTSAVTARDLELTDTVINGLLNGNGKKKGLKKKIEARASNVMLGATNMSAGLTEALRMLEQDTSKPLAKKTIVLMTDGLWNQGSDPVEVARTARGRGIVIHTITFLPGAQQNEMVEIATITGGRHYFAQNAAELEAAFRDLAYAMPVLLTQ from the coding sequence GTGGACGCATCTGGAAAAGAGAAGCGTCCGAACCATCGGCAGTTTGATCAGGACATCATCCTGGCCCTCGACCGGTCGCACTCAATGGCCTTCGACCTGTCGGGCGTCGACTGGAAGTATCCGCCCGGTATCCCCGGCTATCCGGTGGGAATCACATTGCCACCCCACGCGACGCTGAGCCGCTGGGCCGCGCTGATGAAGGCGGTGGACGCCTTCGACGAGATCATCGGCCGGGCGAACTTCCAGCCTCGCGTCGGCATCGTCACCTGGTCCTCCGAGATCACGCGGAACTCGGTCGAATACCTTCTGACAAAAGTGACCTCGGCGGTGACTGCCCGAGACCTGGAGCTGACCGACACCGTCATCAACGGGCTGCTGAACGGCAACGGAAAGAAGAAGGGCCTCAAGAAGAAGATCGAGGCCCGGGCGTCGAATGTGATGCTCGGCGCCACGAACATGTCCGCCGGGTTGACCGAAGCCCTCCGGATGCTGGAGCAGGACACGTCAAAGCCGCTGGCAAAGAAGACCATCGTCCTCATGACCGATGGACTCTGGAACCAGGGATCGGATCCGGTCGAAGTGGCTCGCACGGCGAGAGGGAGGGGAATCGTCATCCACACCATCACCTTTCTGCCGGGAGCTCAGCAGAACGAGATGGTCGAGATCGCGACGATCACCGGCGGCCGGCACTATTTCGCGCAGAACGCAGCCGAGCTGGAAGCGGCCTTCCGTGATCTCGCCTACGCCATGCCGGTCCTGCTGACCCAGTAA
- a CDS encoding DUF1254 domain-containing protein → MRAITHACVLALLVLPASKAFPQQVQSPATPADVTLPAAGVRMPVGYVRTVARQAYVWGWPMINMINLRAKITQAPQPGLLNGVLPAAPRGQIGMLHDYIEPSETFVTCPNQDVVYGLGFFSLDEEPVVAQVPDFGDRFWVYALYDVRTDQFGELGKPYGSKPGFYLLVGPEWKGDKPKGIEAVLRSPSKLANAIPRIFMDDTAEDRAAIQPAINQVVFYPLKDFDGTMKTIDWKSAPVIAGPKSEGGRATKWVIPEKFFDQFPEVLETVPPLPGEEAMYAQFRALLAAAAKDPEIKTLLTEVAVETEKEVITPFFQSKYNGRPAGNGWNRSPNNAKWGYDYFNRTGTARSNMFDNKPNEAQYFYTDYDSSGAPLHGRGLYSVTFAKGQTPAVEVFWSLTLYNDKQLFHPNELKRYSLGTKNKTLKLNPDGSLTLYAGGQSPGGDKESNWLPAPDGTFSLYIRAYWGKEAILDDSWKPPVIEKVR, encoded by the coding sequence ATGAGGGCCATTACTCATGCGTGTGTCCTCGCACTTCTCGTGTTGCCGGCATCGAAAGCGTTCCCGCAACAGGTTCAGTCGCCGGCAACGCCGGCCGATGTGACGCTTCCAGCCGCCGGGGTGCGGATGCCCGTCGGGTATGTCCGGACCGTGGCTCGGCAGGCGTATGTCTGGGGCTGGCCGATGATCAATATGATCAACCTGCGAGCGAAGATCACCCAGGCCCCGCAACCGGGACTGCTCAACGGCGTTCTCCCCGCCGCTCCCCGCGGTCAGATTGGCATGCTGCATGACTACATTGAGCCCTCGGAGACATTTGTCACCTGCCCCAACCAGGATGTCGTTTACGGCCTAGGCTTCTTCTCACTGGACGAGGAGCCGGTCGTGGCCCAAGTCCCCGACTTCGGCGACCGGTTCTGGGTCTACGCCCTCTATGACGTCCGGACCGACCAGTTCGGCGAACTTGGAAAGCCCTACGGGTCGAAGCCCGGCTTCTATCTCCTGGTCGGGCCGGAGTGGAAAGGGGACAAGCCGAAGGGGATCGAGGCGGTCCTCCGCAGCCCTTCCAAGCTCGCCAATGCGATCCCGCGGATCTTCATGGACGACACCGCGGAGGACCGGGCCGCGATCCAGCCTGCGATCAATCAGGTCGTCTTCTATCCCCTCAAGGACTTCGACGGGACGATGAAGACGATCGATTGGAAATCGGCGCCGGTGATCGCCGGACCGAAGTCCGAAGGGGGCCGCGCAACTAAGTGGGTGATTCCCGAAAAGTTTTTCGATCAGTTCCCAGAAGTGCTCGAGACCGTTCCGCCGCTGCCGGGGGAAGAGGCGATGTACGCCCAATTCCGGGCGCTCCTCGCCGCGGCCGCGAAGGACCCTGAGATCAAGACCCTCCTGACCGAAGTTGCGGTGGAGACGGAGAAGGAAGTCATTACTCCGTTCTTCCAGTCGAAGTACAACGGCCGCCCCGCGGGGAACGGCTGGAACCGCTCGCCCAACAATGCGAAGTGGGGCTACGACTACTTCAACCGCACCGGCACGGCGCGGTCGAACATGTTCGATAACAAGCCGAACGAGGCGCAGTACTTCTACACCGACTACGACTCGAGCGGCGCTCCGCTCCACGGCCGCGGTCTGTATTCGGTCACGTTCGCTAAGGGACAGACTCCGGCGGTGGAAGTCTTCTGGTCACTCACGCTCTACAACGACAAGCAACTGTTCCATCCGAACGAGCTGAAGCGGTACTCGCTGGGAACGAAGAACAAGACGCTTAAGCTGAATCCCGACGGCTCGCTCACGCTCTACGCCGGCGGCCAGTCTCCCGGTGGCGACAAGGAGTCGAACTGGCTGCCGGCCCCGGATGGAACGTTCTCGCTCTACATCCGCGCCTACTGGGGGAAAGAGGCGATCCTCGATGACTCGTGGAAGCCCCCGGTGATCGAGAAGGTCCGTTGA
- a CDS encoding ParB/RepB/Spo0J family partition protein, which translates to MVRATGTYTLKAWKLSDLKRSELNARLDIENDPDTKALAASIKVNGILQEPAVRDDGTIIYGTRRVIAAGLAGLKEVVCRTYPKGMTVQQEHTLRIIENLERKDLNPIEKATELRALVDMQTGKGKQKAAAAALGYGEAALSRSLALLELPEEWQLLLRKGLADPTHARIIPALSQVHEKLPKELAQLYNCLTTSKSITVKDWEEEAAKYVNDISRPCHAPEKTRPLPLYEAHRTELDIRNLNGKPVAFNVAAWKKITDDAQAQAEKEAAEDEPKTKTPDILVRQRIVLAWINRRFQAYCMKHPAAAVKWLPLLELSFPIRSNSIHWAAGGGRGGPDAMNPLSHIWQTGKIKASGVMTYLAEYLKEAAMLASRDRLWFIKDFSQGRAILKAIGIKYAEEFLASLTPAELADLQDVYGPEIEAKIKKGVFPPGLQPAALGFSPT; encoded by the coding sequence ATGGTCCGCGCTACCGGTACGTACACGCTCAAGGCCTGGAAGCTCTCCGACCTGAAACGGTCCGAGCTCAATGCCCGGCTCGACATCGAGAACGATCCCGACACGAAGGCCCTTGCCGCCTCGATCAAGGTCAACGGCATCCTGCAGGAGCCGGCCGTGCGGGATGACGGGACGATCATCTACGGCACCCGCCGGGTGATCGCCGCCGGCCTGGCCGGATTGAAGGAGGTCGTCTGCCGGACCTACCCGAAGGGAATGACCGTCCAGCAGGAGCACACCCTCCGGATCATCGAGAACCTCGAGCGGAAAGACCTCAACCCCATCGAGAAAGCGACGGAGCTCCGGGCCCTGGTCGACATGCAGACCGGAAAGGGAAAGCAGAAGGCGGCCGCCGCGGCCCTCGGTTATGGCGAGGCGGCCCTCTCGCGATCGCTGGCGCTCCTGGAGCTGCCGGAAGAGTGGCAGCTCCTGCTCCGGAAGGGACTGGCCGACCCGACCCACGCCCGGATCATTCCCGCCTTGAGCCAGGTGCATGAGAAGCTCCCGAAAGAGCTGGCCCAGCTCTACAACTGCCTCACCACCTCGAAGTCGATCACGGTCAAGGATTGGGAAGAGGAAGCGGCCAAGTACGTCAACGACATCAGCCGGCCCTGCCATGCTCCCGAGAAAACGAGGCCCCTGCCCCTCTACGAGGCCCACCGGACGGAGCTCGACATCCGGAACCTCAACGGGAAGCCGGTTGCCTTCAATGTCGCCGCCTGGAAGAAGATCACCGACGACGCCCAGGCCCAGGCGGAAAAGGAGGCGGCCGAGGACGAACCGAAGACCAAGACGCCGGACATCCTCGTCCGCCAGCGGATCGTCCTGGCCTGGATCAACCGCCGGTTCCAGGCGTATTGCATGAAGCACCCGGCGGCGGCGGTGAAGTGGCTGCCGCTTCTGGAGCTGTCGTTTCCGATCCGGTCGAACTCGATCCACTGGGCAGCCGGCGGCGGTCGCGGCGGTCCGGACGCCATGAATCCCCTGTCGCACATCTGGCAGACCGGGAAGATTAAAGCCTCCGGCGTCATGACCTACCTGGCGGAGTACCTGAAAGAAGCGGCCATGCTCGCGAGCCGGGACCGCCTGTGGTTCATCAAGGACTTTTCACAGGGCCGGGCCATCCTCAAGGCGATCGGGATCAAGTACGCCGAGGAGTTCCTCGCCTCGCTGACGCCGGCCGAGCTGGCCGACCTGCAGGATGTCTACGGGCCCGAGATCGAGGCGAAGATCAAGAAGGGGGTTTTCCCGCCCGGCCTTCAACCTGCCGCACTGGGGTTCTCCCCCACCTGA